The sequence CGAGTTGGCCGAGCGGCTGCGCCTGGCCGTGGCCGGCGCGCCCTTCGCCGCCGCCGGCCGGGTGACGGCCAGCTTCGGCCTGGCCCAGTTCGTGCCGCCCGAGGCCCCGGAAGCGACGCTGTCGCGGGCGGACCAGGCCCTCTACCGGGCCAAGGCCGGCGGCAGAAACCGGGTGGAGCCCGAGGCTTCGCCCCCAAACGCAGCAGGATAAGCGGGTACCATGGACGCCACGGACAAGCGCATTCTCGACATCATCCAGACGGGTTTTCCCATCGCGCCGCGCCCCTACGCCGTGGTCGGCGAGTGGGTGGGTTTGACCGAAGCCGAGACCCTGGCCCGGGTGCGGGCGCTTCGGGGCAAGGGCATCATCCGCCGCATCGGCGCCAACTTCCAGTCGGCCAGGATCGGCTTTTTCTCCACGCTGTGCGCCGCCTCGGCCCCCGAGGACAAGCGCGAGGCCTTCATCCAAGTCGTCAACGCCCACCCCGGCGTGACCCACAACTACCTGCGCGATCATCCCCTCAACATCTGGTTCACCATGATCGGCCCCTCCCGCGAGGCCATCGCCGAGGGGCTGGCCGAAATCACCCGGCAAACCGGCATCGCCATCCTCAACCTGCCGGCCGACCGGCTGTTCAAGATCCGCGTGGATTTCGCCCTAAGCGACGCCGAAACGCCGGCCGAGGAGGCGTAGGGGCGCTAAGGGGCGTGGCGGCATTGCCTTGTGGCGTATCGTGGCTATTGTGTTGCAGGAAAAACGAGGCCGGCGATCCCCAACGAACCGCCCGAACCGGAAGGAAGTGCGCCATGCCCGATGCCATCCATGCGGTCTGCCCGAAATGCCTCGCCGTCAACCGCGTCCTGACCGGCCGCCTGGACAGCGG comes from Solidesulfovibrio sp. and encodes:
- a CDS encoding AsnC family transcriptional regulator, yielding MDATDKRILDIIQTGFPIAPRPYAVVGEWVGLTEAETLARVRALRGKGIIRRIGANFQSARIGFFSTLCAASAPEDKREAFIQVVNAHPGVTHNYLRDHPLNIWFTMIGPSREAIAEGLAEITRQTGIAILNLPADRLFKIRVDFALSDAETPAEEA